TCATTGGGTCGACATGATGTACGTTGAATTTGTGGtattatttcagttattcaatcaagacgctaTGGACGAAATTCtcgtgacttgctactgtctgtaagtctctagctcagcttgttcattgcatgtatatatactTATCCTGACtgtatattatgcagattgaagatcgtcgaatgcaaaagaggacaaatctatgacattgggtttaTTAGCCCAAATACCGTAAATGAATTTACGGTACAAAACAGAGTCAAAGATACCGAGGAAAACTTGCTAAACACGTTCCTTCAACATCAAAACAAAagtactctttccttacaacttcaagtgagtgttaattTCTTGTGCATATTCGATTTCACTTACTCGAGGTTaagtgtaattgatgagttatgcgtgcacagcttccactttattctgctatccATTAAGCTTGACGCGGGAGTAGTAACTGTTTTAGACTCGAGACGTAAAGAGCCTAAACTGTGGGATGACATGAGTGCAATGCTCCGGAGAtaagttcaatcattatcgcaccatatcggcaactttcatTCATTTCCTCATATCAAGTAACcattttctgatatcaagtaatcgtTTTCTTTGCCGGCCaaggtttggaaaaagttcatcggaatggttccgggtttACAGAAGAAGGAGCTGTGATTTACACACCCCCAAactaagtagtactagctagttccgcgcatatctcattgattctagtttcatcaatatgattatcatgcttgcttatcagtttgattaaacTCTATTCTCATAAAGTGGTTATGGCAGGCACCCGAGAATAATTTatatggatactacgtttgcgagttcattcgCCACTCGACCTCTGAGCGGGGCTTATCTGACAAACATgttgaagtgcgtaaataatattcacaattttattttattatcatcaattgtgttgagtttcattcatatatatgtattgacccccttctttaaattagatctggGAGAAGCGGGACGAACTCcaaccacatgatcgcatacgagcaattcaagaggaattggcgggattctttgttGACCACATCATACCTAAATACGGAGAATACCATGCGGAATTGCATCATTTTGGGTAGATGATGTCAGGGACCGTAAGAGattttatattgtatatatgtagtaccGTCGGATAGATATATGAAAAATTGTtattcgaccaagcacggagaaagagaggtcacttctctctatatatgttcatgcctGATGATCTTGTGTAATTGTTCCTTCATTGctatatgtagtagctagcgtCGAGTTGAATGGAAAACATTAAATAAACATAAATCCATAAATATAGAAGAAGTGAAGGgtaaacacaaaaataaaagggagaaacaCAATACAAAAATCCctaaaccctccaaaacccctaaagccctcctttcaaaaaaaaaatagcACCTGACACCTGCTGACGCATGGCTGCTTTTTATTCCCGGTCGGTGttagcaaccgggactaaaggtcctccttcCTAGGCGCCCCCACATtggccacgtggagctcctttagtcccggttcgtaagctaATCGGGACTAGAAGTGGTGCGCATTTGTCCCGTTCGTTTTGCCCCGAttgtagaaccgggactaaaggcgctCTGAAACCGGGACCAAacccatgttttctactagtgacagaaGAGCGATTGTGCGAGCATACTGGGTCGTGGACCATGCAGCACACCCATGTGCGCTATACCAGTGCATGATATGTTTGCCCAAAAAAAACAGTGCATGATATATGAGCTATATAGAAATAACAAACCATatatttcacccgcaaaaaaaacgaCGTATTTCTAGCACATGTACTGTTCTCTATAAAAGTATTTAAATACTTTTTTGTACAACGCACATGAGAACGTATTTCTTGGTGAATTTTACATGCATCTAGTAAGCATCTATAAGTACTTGCGTATTTATTTTCAGTTTATTTTTGAAACTTAAAAAgttgttttttgaatttttgaaaattcGGGCTCCATGGATCCCGGGAGCAAAAAAATCCACCCTCTCTATATAATTATACATCAATAAGTACTTATGTAGTGTAATATATTATTCAGAAGATTAGAAAAGAAGAAAATAGTTGCTGCTAGGCGGGTTCCTTTCTTGTTGTTCGTGTACACGCTCAGGCGAACGTCACCTTTGTGTTGCTGTACATGTTTCGTGTCCGTGTGTTTGCTCGCAGATCGCGAGGTCCATCGGGTTCCTTCGGGTTCGTGACTTCGTGTTGTGTCGTGTGCTTACTTCACCTTCTCGAAAGTGACAAGGAAACAACAAGGAGTCGCCTAGCATTTGGGATAAAAGATGTTAGCTTGGAACCCTCCGCAGCTAATATTTTATGTGTCCGCCTGTCCTATCGTGCCATCTTTGATCTCAAACCACCGGTGCTTATAAGCTCAGGCTTGCAGTATGCGCGTAGTAGTTATGCGCAGGTGCATCACCTGACTGAGCCAGATTGATTACAAGTTACTAGAGGCAGCTATATATGGAGCTGGAGAGCAGCACGGTGGACGCGATCACGGAGGCCAGCCTCGACAGGGATAAGCTGCCCGCGGCGCTGCTCCTGTGCGGTGTCCTCGAGGCCGCTGGGGCATTGTGGCTGCTCGTCTACAGGGGTCCCGGCGGCGTCTTCCTCCATCATGGCAGGGTGGTCTTCTACTCCTACTACGCCATTCTCGTTGTCCTAGTGCTCTTCGGGTGCGCAGAGGCCTGGGCTGGTCTCTGGGTGAACCAGCGGCGGTGCGACCGACGAGCAGTCGGGAGAACCGTCGTGTGGTGCTCCATCCCGTCCCTCATCCTCGTTGCGGGCCTCGGAGGCTTTGCGTCCGCCATCCCCAAATAGTTCCCTCCTTTAaacaattttttttgtattttttgttgtttttgaaaAATAAAATTGTGTGGTAGTACTTACCAAATAGTAATAATTTTGTTCCTAAATTATGTGAGCATGTATGTATTTGTGTGTATATATGGATGATGGAGTGCTTGAATATGAAATGAAATAAAGAGAAATTTATAAAAAAAAATGAAATGATGGGGACCTTCATTTTGTTGTTATTGAGGTTTTTTGCTCGTGGCCATatcccagcccagcccagcccatgTACACAGACGGACAGGCCTTTCTAGCTCTTAACTCGACGATAACCCATTGGGGCCCAGCCCGTAACAATTTGTATTATATAAAAACCAAGCTGGGGATGAGCTGCCTCCAGTATTTCTATTTGGCATTTTGGCTTTGCTtcctccgtccgtccgtccgtccactACACCTACACGGCCGGCCGCTTACGAACTGCAAGCTCTCTTCCGCCGATGGAGGCCGCCGGGATCGGGTGGCTAGCGCAAGAGATCCTCTCAAACCCACTGATTGGCAAGCCCCCTGACCCCTGGGTCCGTGAAGCTGGGCTTGAAGTAGAAATCGAGGGGCTTAAGTCTGCAATCAAGGGAGTCCGCTTGGTGGTCTCCGCTGTTGACGGCAGGGAGCTTGGCAACGAGCCAGTGGCTGAATCTCTTGCTGATCTCAAGGAGGTGCTCTATGATGCGGCCAACGTGGTCGACGACCTCGACTACTACAGGCTCAAACAGGGTAAGCCTGCTTACAACCTGCAGATTACTTCAGTTGTGAGTCTCTGTTGCAAAATACAGTTAAATTAGATTCTATCTGAGCTGAGCTCAgttcttcaggtggtggtgtagaaatAGCCGATGCGTCTGTGAAATGTTTTGGTCAGTTCGTACGAGTTAGTGTTCTGTTGGAACGCTTCATGTATGGTGGATCGGAATTAATTTTGGTGTTCTAAATAATCTTATGCTATATTAGTTTACCGAAGGAGTAGAATTTATCGGAGCTTCCTTCTTTAGGTAGTCGTCTAGAAATAGACAATGTCGATGCCGCCTGTGAAATCTAGTGTTGTTCACGCTTTGGTCACTTCATACGAGTTGCTAGCGTTTTGTTGAAATGGTTCATGTTATGTTTAGTTTCCTCCTATGAAGCACCGATACAGCGACACCGGTTCAGCGATACGGGGATACGGCAATTTCCAGAAACATCAATACGGTGAGTATGTATAAATAATTGATAAAATGATCGTGTAATAGATACAAACATAATAGAATGTGTGAGATGAGATCAAAATACTGGCCCATTGGTTACCACCAAGTGAAGATTGGCTTGCTGTCATACCACTCCCAGCAGATGCCATGTCGTATTTCCCTCCCTAGAAGTAGACAGCAGCAGCAAAGTAGCAAAATCAGTCATCAGCAAGCAATTTTATCCCACTAAAATCGAAGTGATAGCCTCCTTTGTGCAGCTATTTCTCTGCGAGCTAGAAGGCATCAAGCACACAGTATAGTAGTAGTACTACGTAAGTACGGAAGCCAGCAAGCAGGCAAGCAAGCACACAATGTGGCGTGCCACCccaggcggtggaggcggcgctCCGGAGTCGCCCTCGATCCCTAATCCCTGTTGCAGTCGAACATATATAGTGCGAGAGGCGAAGGTTAGGGTTAGTGGTCGCGGGCTATTGGTCCTCGCTCGGGAGCTGCGTCTCTCGCTCGCCGACGTCTCTGTGTCCCGCCATGTGATGAGCGTGTTCCTAGCTGTATCGgcattttcttttttgtttttaaatAAAAAAGGTACACTTCTGGGATACGAGTATGAGTATCGGAGCCACATCCGAGTATCGGCGCCATCCGGTACAGCGATACAGCAAGTTTTGAAGTATCGATGCTTCATAGGTTTTCCCATGCAAAAGACCTtgggagatcaatctcttcgaaattgatggtgcgctcaggagtcttgaagcacttgcaaagctgtgacacgtgaaacacatcgtgcacatttgcgaagttggacggaaggtcaagttgataggcgagatcgcctcttttgccaatgatcttgaaaggacccacgtatctaggggcaagcttacTTCACGAGTAAATTGCTCACACCGCTACGTTCAACCGTTTTGCTGGaagtggggcccacttgtcagcattTCATCCTACCTTCTATCTAGTTCTTCTCACCTCCctaatttctctctctctctctctctgtgtctccCTCCTGAACCAGCAGCTTGGAGAAGCGCCGCCGCCCATTGCCATGGCACCCGAGCTCCACGAAAGTCACCGCCGTTAGCCCGCCCTCGCTCGGAACCAGCAAGAAACAAGCCGTTGTCGCCTTCCGCACCTCGGATCCGTGCTCCTCCTCTCCAATCCGAGCCCGGATCTGGCAAGAACCAGAACAGGCGGCGGCCCCTGTGGCGATCTGCGCGCCTACTCCTTGCCGTCCCGGCCTACGACCTCCGTAGCGTCGCCGCCGCGCGGCGCGGCCACCGTGAAGATGAAAGGTGCCGGCCTGAGGATGATCTTGTCCGCCACGTTGCGCGGGCAGAGGGAGGAGGAGATGCGCGGAACAAGAACTCAGGACCGGACGAGTTTCGCTGTCCTTCGGCGTTGTTACGGATGCCTGGTGCTGGGGCACCTTGACGGGGCTGGACTGGTTGCACAGCGCTCGGGTGCCTGAGAGAGAGGAGAGAGTGGTGGCAGCTGGGGAGGAATAGGATGGGAGAGgacgggcggcggcgaggtggtcCTGTGGTGAAGATAAGGCGAGTAAAaaaaagatatttctttcttttttcttccaaTGAGGTGGACCCCATAGGGCTCCACACATGATGACATCGTTCTAAACATCGCCATTACATGTGTGATGTCTCGCGTCAGCCTGACTGGTGGGTTCATCTGTCATATACGCGGTCAACCGAGCCAATCCGCCGATCAATTTTATTTACAGAAAGaaaaattgttgtagacacagtgTATTCTGCCAAAATAATGTAACCTCGTGTTTTCTGCTAATCTAGCCTTCAATGTAGTGGTTTTATGCAATTTATTCCTTATTTCAATGGATCTATAAAAATTTTCCATGGTTTTGTTTCTAAATGTAAAAGAGCCAGGGAGTTTGAGCTCACATGACCATGCTAACACTTTCCTTTTTTTTTGGCACAGCTACTTGGACATCAGTGGTCGATATTGATATACCATCAACAAGTAGCAGTCGTGGGAGGAGGCAACGGTCCAAGGCATGGGACCATTTTGTGGTTATAAGAGATGATAATGGAAACCCTGTCGAGGCAGAATGTAAATACTGTCACACTGTAGTTCAATGTAAGACTACAAATGGGACAGGGGTTTTGAGCAGGCATATCAAGAGTGCTGGTTGTAGGGCAAGTCGCCAACTGCAAGACCCTTCCTCgaggtacttcctccgtcccaaaattcttgtcttaaatttgtctagttACTAGATACATCCGGGAGTataatttactccctccgttcctaaatataagtctttttagatatttcaaatggactataacatgcagatgtatgtagacatattttaaagcatagattcactcattttgcttcgtatgtagtcatttgttggaatgtctaaaaagacttatatttaggaacggagggagtacaacgtaTCAATGTCTCTCTGTTTTTCTTTTGGGGTACGGCCTAATTAATTCATAAAGGCTAGAATTTACTCGTTTCTGTTCTTGGTATTCCTTTATATAGACGATTTGCTTAAGAACCCTTTTTTTTCTTATTGTAGCATAAGCGATGCTACTGGAAATGGTTTTCCTGTTCCAGTTGGTAATTCATCCAGCAGAAAAAGGAGGAGAATTGATGAAGAACCAACACAGGTCACAACAGATAACGCATGCCTGTCGAAGAAGGATGAATATTCCAGCAAGTTACGACAAATAATTAGTCAATTGAAGGGTATCCAAAGGGATATGAGCAAGCTTCTCGACATACTTGGGTTTGACTCTTCTAGAACTACAAATCACCCTCAGAGTACAACCTCGGATCCATGCCGAAGAACATCAAGTCTTGTTCAAAGAAAAATGTACGGGAGAGCGGCAGAGAAGAAATTCATCATCAATTTGATAAGAGAACACAAATCAGCTGCTGGTGTCACTGTTCTTCCTATTGTAGGCATTGGAGGAGTTGGCAAGACATCTCTTGCTCAACTTGTATACAATGATCCAGCAGTGGAAAATCAATTTAACCTCAGGATATGGATTTGGGTGTCTAACATCTTTGATGAAGTGAGACTCACAAGGGAGATGTTAGATTTTGTGTCCGAGGAAACACATCAAGGGCTTTGCAGCTATGCCAAGCTTCAGGAGGTCTTGAAGAATAATATCAAATCGAAGAGGGTTCTACTTGTTTTAGATGATGTCTGGGATGATAGAAATGATAGCCGATGGGACCAGCTATTGGCTCCTTTTGCGTCTGACAGTGCAAACAACAATGTCATAATCATGACAACTAGAAAACCATATATTGCAAAAAGGAGAGGAACGGTTGAACCAATTAAGTTAGGTGCATTGGAAAAACAGGATTTCTGGTTACTGTTTAAAGCATGTGCATTTGGTGATGAGAACTACGAAGAGAAAGAAAGTCTAAGTGACATAGCGCATAAAATGGCACAAAAATTAAAGGGAAACCCATTAGCAGCGCAAACTGCAGGAGCACTATTAAGGGGACATCTTACCGTTGAACATTGGACTAACAATCTGAAAAATGAATACTGGAAATCCCAGAAACTATGTAACGGCATCATGCCAGCTTTGAAGCTTTGCTATGATGAGCTGCCCTACCATTTACAACAGTGTTTTTCATATTGTTCTATATTCCCATATAGTTATCTGTTTCATGCCGAGGAGTTAGTTCGTATGTGGATTTCACAGGGATTTGTGAAGCCTGATTATTCAAGTAGGAGTTTGGTGGAAATGGGATGGTCCTATCTAACTGACTTGGTGAACTTGGGCTTCTTTGAGCAGGTTGAGGAAAATGAAGAAGTCTTCTCTTCAGGCAAACAGGCATCCTATGCCATTAGAGATCTTATGCATGATTTTGCAAGGGTTGTTTCAAGAATGGAGTGTGCAACATTGGATGGTATATGTTGCAATGAAATATCGCCAACTATACACCATTTATCAATTCTAACTGATTATGTATATCATATGGATGATCAAACCAACAATATATCTCGTAGTGAGAAGTTTGAAGAAAAAGTACGAATTGCATTTACATCAGTGAAAAACTTGAGGACATTGGTATTAATTGGGCAGTATGACCCTTTTTTCTTTAAAGTCTTCAAAGAAGTGTTCCAAGACGAAAATCATTTGCGAGTGCTACATTTGTCTGCAACATCTGCTGATTCTCATTCCTTCATGTGTGGTTGGGTAAATCATACACATCTCCGGTATCTAAAACTTGAGGGCGGTCATGTTAAGCTGGGTTCACCTTCTCAAGTTAAGGGCAAGTTTGCGCATCAAATGTTAGATGGTAGGCTTACCTCTTTGCAGATAATTCATCTAGAGAACTGTGGAGGGAGCTGGATACTTCCATGTTTAGAAAGGTTCCCGTTTCTTATAAGGTTGAAGTTGAGCAACATGAGGGAAGTAAGAGAAGTTTCAGTTCCATCTTTGGAGGAGCTAGTTTTAGTTGAGATGCTAGAGTTGGAGAACTGTGTCTGCACTTCTCTGGGAGATATGAACTCAAGTTTAAGGTTACTGGAGATCCGAGGTTGCCCTGCACTCAAGATGTTTGACTTGCTTGAGAAACATCATAGCTTCAAAATGGAGAAAAATACATGGTTGCCCAGTCTTACAAAATTCATAATCTGTGATTGTCCTCACTTGCAAATATTGGCCCCTCTTCGTTCTTTAGCCACATTTTCTGAACTTTTAATCAGCCGAGTTTCAATGTTTCTCACGATCGACGGATATTCCATGGAAACATTCAAAATTAGGCAAAATAGTCTTTTGGGTGATTCTTCTGGTGAGATGAGACTGGATGACAAAATCTTCGCATTCCATAATCTGAGGGACCTCAAACACTTGGAAATAAAAGGCTGTCAGAATCTGGTGTCTATTTCACTAATAAGTTTTTCTCATCTGGTATCTCTAGAGAGTTTGAGCATACAcaactgcacaaaactcttctcttcaGATATTTTTTCACCGCACACACATGAAGA
The sequence above is drawn from the Triticum aestivum cultivar Chinese Spring chromosome 7A, IWGSC CS RefSeq v2.1, whole genome shotgun sequence genome and encodes:
- the LOC123153922 gene encoding putative disease resistance protein RGA4 is translated as MEAAGIGWLAQEILSNPLIGKPPDPWVREAGLEVEIEGLKSAIKGVRLVVSAVDGRELGNEPVAESLADLKEVLYDAANVVDDLDYYRLKQGKPADIPSTSSSRGRRQRSKAWDHFVVIRDDNGNPVEAECKYCHTVVQCKTTNGTGVLSRHIKSAGCRASRQLQDPSSSISDATGNGFPVPVGNSSSRKRRRIDEEPTQVTTDNACLSKKDEYSSKLRQIISQLKGIQRDMSKLLDILGFDSSRTTNHPQSTTSDPCRRTSSLVQRKMYGRAAEKKFIINLIREHKSAAGVTVLPIVGIGGVGKTSLAQLVYNDPAVENQFNLRIWIWVSNIFDEVRLTREMLDFVSEETHQGLCSYAKLQEVLKNNQLLAPFASDSANNNVIIMTTRKPYIAKRRGTVEPIKLGALEKQDFWLLFKACAFGDENYEEKESLSDIAHKMAQKLKGNPLAAQTAGALLRGHLTVEHWTNNLKNEYWKSQKLCNGIMPALKLCYDELPYHLQQCFSYCSIFPYSYLFHAEELVRMWISQGFVKPDYSSRSLVEMGWSYLTDLVNLGFFEQVEENEEVFSSGKQFEEKVRIAFTSVKNLRVNHTHLRYLKLEGGHVKLGSPSQVKGKFAHQMLDGRLTSLQIIHLENCGGSWILPCLERFPFLIRLKLSNMREVREVSVPSLEELVLVEMLELENCVCTSLGDMNSSLRLLEIRGCPALKMFDLLEKHHSFKMEKNTWLPSLTKFIICDCPHLQILAPLRSLATFSELLISRVSMFLTIDGYSMETFKIRQNSLLGDSSGEMRLDDKIFAFHNLRDLKHLEIKGCQNLVSISLISFSHLVSLESLSIHNCTKLFSSDIFSPHTHEDVIAADYNALPYLESLSIVSCGITGKWLSMILRHALAMKELVIKDCPNLTELQIEGGGNSRSNLILASEASSSGYLNDCSACLAHDGLFCVPLNVTSSLKKIIICECPSLIFDGSREGFAAFTCLEYLKIEECPELFSSLVHGRLLLPRSLEEIAIDEYSQETLQPCFLNNHTCLKHLAVCYSESLNSLMLHSCTSLEDLTIRACKWLVTLHSMESLGTLRSLVLHGTSSLEFLQLESFTLLENLHIVRCTSLVTLEGLLSLVNLKHLVVKSPTTFGESYEVTGGIFARLESLEIDDLSRLTRSFYKGLTCLQRLQLYLLKEARLTDDQEIALLLHRSLQHLQFFHCHDLVDLPAGLHSLPSLKMLDIESCAISELPREGLPPSLEKLYIGGCDDLVDLSAGLHSLPSLKAFEISYCKRISELPKEGLPPSLEELEIRGCCNKLSEQCRLLTTSKLRVKIDDRCVN